The Marivivens sp. LCG002 genome contains a region encoding:
- a CDS encoding DNA polymerase III subunit gamma/tau, protein MIKAPMSDTAARPYQVLARKYRPETFADLVGQDAMVRTLRNAFAADRIAQAFIMTGIRGTGKTTTARIIAKGMNCIGPDGNGKPTTDPCGVCEHCTSIMEGRHVDVMEMDAASRTGVNDIREIIDSVHYRAASARYKIYIIDEVHMLSTSAFNALLKTLEEPPAHVKFIFATTEIRKVPVTVLSRCQRFDLRRIEPEVMIALLRKIASAEGAEISDDALALITRAAEGSARDATSLLDQAISHGAGETTADQVRAMLGLADRGRVLDLFDMILRGEAAAALTELSAQYADGADPMAILRDLAEIAHWISIIQITPDAADDPTVSPDERSRGQAMAGAIPIRVLTRLWQMLLKALEEVAIAPNAMMAAEMAIIRLTHVADLPAPADLLKKLSETLPPSGGPSGGGGRPAPTGGTVNAMSTSYAPTSGSGPVARGGAQPATALSADSLARYARFEDVVELIRAHRDVKLLVEVESGVRLANYRPGRIEFQLAPNAPQDLAQRLGSRLQAWTGNRWAITLVNEGGAPTITEVRDAEDNALKSEATKHPLVQAVLKSFPKARISTIRTQADIALEAEVEALREVDEEWDPFEAD, encoded by the coding sequence ATGATCAAGGCCCCCATGTCCGACACAGCAGCACGCCCCTATCAGGTCCTTGCGCGGAAATACCGCCCCGAGACCTTTGCCGATCTCGTCGGACAAGACGCCATGGTGCGCACGCTTCGCAATGCTTTTGCCGCGGACCGTATCGCCCAAGCTTTCATCATGACGGGCATCCGCGGAACGGGCAAAACCACGACCGCACGGATCATCGCCAAGGGGATGAACTGCATCGGCCCCGACGGAAACGGCAAACCCACCACCGATCCTTGCGGCGTGTGCGAGCACTGCACCTCGATCATGGAAGGCCGCCACGTCGATGTCATGGAGATGGACGCCGCATCGCGCACAGGCGTGAACGACATCCGCGAGATCATCGACAGCGTTCATTACCGCGCAGCCTCGGCCCGCTATAAAATCTATATCATCGACGAAGTTCACATGCTCTCGACAAGCGCTTTCAACGCGCTTCTCAAGACGCTCGAAGAGCCGCCCGCGCATGTGAAGTTCATCTTTGCGACAACCGAAATCCGCAAAGTGCCCGTCACGGTTTTGTCGCGCTGCCAGCGTTTCGATCTGCGCCGCATCGAACCCGAAGTGATGATCGCGCTCCTGCGCAAGATCGCCTCTGCCGAAGGCGCCGAGATCAGTGACGACGCCCTCGCCCTCATCACCCGCGCCGCAGAAGGCTCTGCCCGTGATGCAACCTCGCTTCTCGATCAGGCGATCAGCCATGGCGCGGGCGAAACCACAGCCGATCAGGTCCGCGCCATGCTGGGCCTCGCCGACCGTGGGCGCGTCCTTGATCTCTTCGACATGATCCTACGCGGCGAAGCGGCGGCGGCTCTGACCGAGCTTTCGGCACAATATGCCGACGGTGCCGACCCGATGGCGATCCTGCGCGATCTGGCTGAGATTGCCCATTGGATTTCCATCATCCAGATCACGCCCGACGCAGCCGACGATCCGACTGTTTCCCCTGACGAACGCTCGCGCGGTCAGGCAATGGCGGGGGCTATTCCGATTCGCGTTCTGACCCGCCTGTGGCAAATGCTGCTCAAGGCGTTGGAAGAGGTCGCGATCGCCCCCAACGCGATGATGGCCGCGGAAATGGCGATCATCCGTTTGACCCATGTGGCCGATCTCCCCGCGCCTGCGGATCTTCTCAAGAAACTCTCCGAGACGCTTCCGCCTTCGGGTGGCCCCTCGGGCGGCGGCGGGCGTCCTGCGCCGACGGGCGGCACGGTGAATGCGATGAGCACGAGCTATGCCCCGACCTCGGGCTCGGGTCCAGTGGCACGCGGCGGTGCCCAACCCGCCACCGCACTGAGTGCCGACTCGCTCGCACGCTATGCCCGCTTCGAGGACGTGGTCGAGCTGATCCGCGCCCACCGCGACGTCAAACTCCTCGTCGAGGTGGAAAGCGGCGTGCGGCTCGCCAACTATCGCCCCGGACGGATCGAGTTCCAGCTTGCTCCGAACGCCCCCCAGGACCTCGCCCAGCGCCTTGGGTCGCGGCTTCAGGCGTGGACGGGCAACCGTTGGGCCATCACGCTTGTGAACGAAGGCGGCGCCCCGACGATCACCGAAGTGCGCGACGCCGAAGACAACGCTCTCAAATCCGAGGCGACCAAGCACCCGCTGGTGCAGGCTGTCCTCAAGTCCTTTCCCAAAGCCCGTATCAGCACGATCCGCACCCAAGCGGATATCGCGCTCGAGGCCGAGGTCGAGGCACTCCGCGAAGTAGACGA